A segment of the Macrobrachium nipponense isolate FS-2020 chromosome 4, ASM1510439v2, whole genome shotgun sequence genome:
ACATATCCAGTCCAGCATGTCTGTATTTTTTCAGGGAAGGGTGTCGGAGGAAACAGCGTTAAGAAAGTTCCCAATAGCAATCCTGCCTCCGAAAATGAAGCAGGAATTTCTGTTTCCAGTCTTGATCCAACAGAACTTGAGGGCATCTCCTACAGCACGTATTTTCCAAGCACTGGATGGCCGGGCATGGTTGGTGGAAAGGATGCCATTCAAGACGATGAGCTTTTGGAAGGGACTGCAACAGAGGACTCCCCTGGGCCATCGACAGATAACCCACCTCTAAGTGCTCTTATCATCAATGACATTACCACCGAACACATATCACTACTGGATTCTTCTCTGGGTGAGGGACAGGAAGAATCGACATTCTTGCCATCTGCTGCACAGGCTTCAACTAAACCAGCCTTGAAAACGACTGAGCGGGATACTCCGCTTAGGAGACATACCAGATCGAAATATTCGACTTTACAGCCAGCAATGGATGAAACTCCATTTTCAGAACTTAATGGCTTTGAGTCTACCACACTGAGAAAAACCAACGACACTTTTATTTCCGATGCAAGTACTTTATCTTTTGATACAGAAATGACAACTTTGCAAACAGTGGCTACTACTGATAAGGTGTCCAGAGATGATGATATTTCAACTTATGAAACATCATACTCAGCAGACCCAGACTTAAACTACAACAATGACGAGGATTCCACAGAGAGCGCCACCTTATCTTTTGTATCACCACACGCAACAAAGCAAGTCTCAGTTTTCCACACTAAGAAAACAGTTATTTCAGTTACAATGACAGTCGCTATAACCCCTGTAACTGATCAAACAACCATGCAAAACACATTCACTGCAAGCACAAATGAAAGTTATTCTACAGAACCGACCAAACCACTGGGAAGCAATTCAGAAGAGACGCTGGTGCTTAACACTCTAACTATACCTGTCACAATAGGTGTTGTTGTAGTCCTTTTGGCCATCCTGGCAGGGGCGACCCTCTGTTTTATACAGCGGAGACATAAATCTAGGAAACTCTCTTCTGACAACAACGAAAAATTTTTCATCACAAACCATCAGGAGGAAGAGCATGTAAATGCTACCTTCGAAGAGAAAGGCAAAGACATAGTTATTGGGATGTATTCGGAGACCGAGCTTGTAAACATTGACTCGCATGAACTGCAAGAGAAGGTCTTCAACAGTGCCGTGGGAGATGGAAAAGACAGAGAGAAACCGAAATGTCTGGGGTCACCAACTACGAAAGCAGACCCAGTCAGTGACTTTCTATAGATATCCTACAAAAGGAGAAACAATCGGTCATCTGCGGAAACGATATGGAAGGCGCTACCGGCAGCATTTTCCCGAACTGTATCCTAGTACCGACCCTTCCCTGAAAAAGGAGGATGCCTTATCTATAAAACTAACCATAGACTTTTctgaaaaataatcttattatgtTTCCCACTCCCACATTACTAGAAAGCCCGTACCTGAAGTAACCTAACCTAGGAGCATGGCAAAAAAACCGGGACTGGGGCAAtgctagtatacatctcgggaatttgcctaCCGACACCGTTGATAGAGTGATTAAAGAACGTAAAAATGTGAAAGGAGTGTATATTAAGTGTGGAATGGAATGAATACTCAGTGTCATAAAACTCAATATCAgggtagagttttttttatgaactatTTTATGACTGGGTGTGGATGCAGCTCTCCGACAACCCCGAGGCTCGTGGCTTTGAAGAAGCGTGACAGTATCGCATTCTTAGATATCTGTGATTTATTTAGATAAATAGCTAAACAGATAGGTAGACAGATGGATAAATATATgctcacatatattatatatatatatattatatatatattgtacatatgagATATACAAGCATAGAATGATCTTAAGTAATATACTTGTGATTTATTTCaagacaaatatatttataaagatatattagacgtatactacatatatatatgttatatatatatatatatatatatatatatatatatatatatatatatatatatatatatatagagagagagaggagagagagagagagagagagagagaggagagagagagagagagagagaacacgtggAGTAACATTCATGACTGACTCCTCACCTGTTTCTTCGTCGAGAAGAACGACACCTGTACCGTACCTATTAAACGCATATTGATGCCTGTTGATTCGCTGGTGattatttgacaaaataaaactttatgattTAATGTTTTTGGGTCTTCATGAACGGTGTTATTTGTCTGTGTGTTTACTGAGGATTTCCCATGTATACTCACATTTATACCATTGTAGAATTCTTCACCATTTCACTGACTCgagtgattatcattattattattggaagatattgctgcatcagctgcatttaacttataAATAGAGAAGGGAGAATATTCCACCTACGGAggaataaaaagtgaagaatatCCCCTCTATGACGAAATAGAAAGTGAGGAATAGTCAGTCCCTCGTTGGAGAAATAGAAAACGAAGATTATCCTCTCAAGGAGGTATTAGAAAGTGAGGAATATTCCCTCTATGGAGAAATAGAAAGCTAAGAATATCCACtctgtgaataaaatagaaaGTGGGGAATATTCGTTCTATGGAGGAATACAAAGCGAATATCGTTCCCTCTACAACAGATTCTGTGGAGAGCTATTTCTATCAGTGGCGCACAGTAAAGGATGTGGAAGAAAGTGACCAGATCCGGAGTTtttggagacagacagacagacagagtttcACAGAGGCTTGGGTTATTGTTTAAGTGCGAGAAAGTGAGGCAAATTAGGCAGCATAAGTTGCTGCACGCATACCATCAACGCTAATGCTTAATGGaaacataacaataacaataaaactataCGGCTGACGGATAAATACTGTATACTGACGGCATCCGAGTTAGCCAAAGATGATTGACGGTAGGAACAGCGTGAGAAAACAATGCCATAACCTGCTGAATGTTCAGTTGTAGACTGAAAGGATTTGAAGAAGCCGAATATTATTCAGGATTGTCTTTTCATTATCAAAGGAGAAAACCACTGagttaaagaaattattacatttTGGTATTTGCCATTGTCATCTGTCAGCCAAATATCTGCTATTTCTtgttcatataaataaacatgattAATTTGTTTTGGACATACCCGATTTGCCATGATTTGGAAGATTTGGCACCATGGCACAAACTAGTTATTTACTAAATGACAAGTAGCTTCAATAGTGCTGAAAATGCACATAATCAGCATGATAAGTTTTTCTTAATGGCTTCTTTTCCTCCGTATAGGAAGCGATTTaattaattaaagtaaaatttCTGTTTCTCTTCCCGATAAACACCAACTTGGGGGACTTACTGATCGACTAGTGGTTAGATTCTTTTCCAGCATAAtcgtcttttatttattcattatcattttatttctctAAACCAATTAGTAGGTTTGGAAGCCTAATCATATGGATTAGAATAATCTCTTCCTGGCATTACCGAGACTCGATGGAACGTACCATGTTTCAATAACAGTGCTATTTACAACGCATTGCATCATATCAGCTTGGGGCGACTTGAAAGGAAGAAATTGTCATTGCTACACAGAAACCAGCCGAAAGGTCATCTATTTGCCTAGCATGTTGATGAAGAGGAGATCTACCTCAAGTGACCAAGAAATGTGGCAAGGTCCAAAGAATACTCTATAGACTTTGACATATAGATAATCAAACACATAACGATCAACTTCAGAATATAATTATACTCTGGGGAAAGTTGATCCTCAAGGGAACATAACCTATGGACTCTTAAAGTGATGGAATGTGTAATTTAGGCCGGAGCCTGCGAACAGAACGACAAGAAGACGAATTAACGATCAAACTGGGTTGATATCTAACCGCTTAATACAAGTAATTTGTCTTATATTAATAATCCCTCGAAATCtctaagcttttttttattatcatcagcaAGTTAATAGAGTGTGTTGATCAATGTCTGTTAGCTCAATTAATTACCAGAAAGGGATCCTAGTGACAAGAGACTTTCTACTGTGAAAGGAAGAGACAGACCTCTTAGTCAGAACGGATATGGCGTAAAACAGATTAAAAGTATGACGTCAGCTGGGACGTTTCTTCATCGGACTATTATAATTAGTAGACAAAGGGACAATTTCATAATACCCGAAGTAGCTGGAAAACAAACAAACGGCAGTACGATCGAAATGGCGCTTGCGGCTGAAGAATGACTGGGCTGCTGAAGTTTCAGTCAAGATGAATGGTAAcgaaaaaataagataatgatgCTAATGATAACAAGCCATTCAACCatgctgtttttttccatctgtccatccgcctgtggtgttttcgcatggtaacactgcgtcccaggctgtaaatagttacgctttgtgtaagttttaggtaaataaaagaatatctgggtgtacgtttgcaactgaaaagtgttttaataatttactgtatgcgaattacaccgttaagattcgaaataggatatgattcaaagaccgggacgcagtgttaccatgcgcaaacaccacaggcggatggacagatggaaaaaaacagagtataatcagATGTGTCTGGCAACTTTGATTTGAAACACCAAAATGCGAGAAGATAAAAGGGAGCCAATTTATACCAAATCTTacaacatttgattttatttcattcctttgactgatCTGTTTAAGATTGACGGACTGAAGAATGAAAATGGTGAAAGTCTGAAGCCCTACAAAAATCCTCTTACGATACAAGGTCAAGGAAAAGTTCTTATACCTTTGGCTTCATTTTGAAGTAGGAGAGATCATTGAATGAACAAACTGGTCACattgaaaattcaaaggaaatgaTTATATACTGTAGTCAACAGATCGCTTATTCATTGTATATACTGGAGATACAAGAGCATACGTACTTTAGGAATGGCCAGAAGAGTAACCCAGGGTTTAATCCCATGAAAGAGAAACAGCCCCTATCCGTTTCCTTAAAAATCTATTGTGCTTCTGTTAACTTGGACAGTGATGTAGGTACCTGGTGGTTAGTCATTTCTGGGGGTTCTCAGGAGAGCAATTGTCCAAAACCAAAGGCAACACCTTTTGCAACCTTCCCTCGAGAAGgaaagtataatataataaatatatatatatataatatatatatatatatatatattatatatatatatatatatatactttagtgtGTGTAATGGCCTCTTAAGCTCTCGAATTCTTCgtacttttttggatacgcttgccactacaaaatattgagatccaagtgcaagacatGTGAAGAAATTGTAATGACCGGCAGCGGGAGTCGAACCcaggttaccataatcacgaggtcacgttgccgacctgaccaggAAACGGATAAAAATCTATTgcttctcatacatacatatacctgtcgtttacagatatatttattagagctggaatattgttgacgagtgggttgcgtactcgcctatcaatctggtagcctgagttTGCTCCTGGCTGCCGCCAATGTGGAACCAGCGGAATTTATTTCAGTGAAAACATTtcagagtatacatatatacacttattatacacatgcatacttatatatgtgtttaaaatatctatgaatatacatatatgtttatatatagatgcACACATATGAAtatgtcggtattgatgtaaatgatttactctctaaattaaataaccaggtaccaacgattaagtttactctagaattagaaaaagtacaattgcctccctttcttagacgttttgatacataaagaaccatttcaatgtaaattcagtatttataggaaaccgactaacaacttaacttatatcttatttcttctcaggccaccatcttaatataaaaatgtcaatttttttcctctatgtttttacgagcattgcgaattgtcagtccacaatatttggatcaagaaattgaatatataagaaaaaatagggaaagatttatgctatccttcacatatattagacatttgttataataaagcccacaaaaagttttatactgtaaataacacacagaaagaaaattctaagaacattctcagtttgccttattttaacggatttgaaaccattaaaccattgttaaaagcttttaatgtcaacttgttttttcttataataacacactaaaaagaatgttaataaaaaaatggccccagagaaagcaacaacataatatataaaattccatgtatggattgtccctcattctattcTCGGACAgttccagcaaaggcttagaaagtaaggctaagccagcaaaatactctgtaaaaactgggcaaaaatctaatgcattattcattcatttaagtgaaaacaaccaccagaattaattggattgatagttcagtaattgcatggtcaagagatgtcttatcacgaaatctttagaatctgcCTTTAATACaactacttttcattgtaatttcaatgttagtcgtggccttttcatttagacccttgtatctgtaacatgtttaagaatgacctcaaagatataattactgacttaaataaagatcagttgccttagagttattaattttgttgtaatgtatgtctgtcatgttttgtgaatatggttttgtttacaagttccgaatagctgtcacctataatcctttaattgtctggaaattgcatctgagatgattgtcttaaacctttatttgcacccattgtttatgcttgtttcgggaggtttcttatcttccaggtgtgttcggattctaggtactaatccctttataatccctatctgtcagttatacgaaccttctgattgtcttttctcgtattttagtcagtatctgctcagtaaagggcttttaaagtcgaaagatcttgcagactccttcgtttatttttcctccgtggcatttatctttatttatggatttatcacgttcctaactttcgtgattcagttatacacacacacacacacacacacacacaccacacacacacacacacacatatatatatatactatatatatatatatatatatatataatatatatatatatatatatatatatgcaacagccACCTGCCTGGCAGCGAGCAACTGAATGCCACTTTTATTTGAActgtaatatcatcgttatttttcacggtagaagaaaagtaagagcatagtATTTGGAATATTCGTGAAACGTTATatcagaatattattttcttcatggctggaTCTTCGAATCAAAACGAaacccagttaaaaaaaaaaaatcccctataaaatttacatatatggtACGACTTTGATTCAATTcagtccagtagtttcgccgtctatagcaaacatacacatatgcatacagaatccgaccgtcagctttatatataagtatatcttaattttaccagaccactaagttgattaacagctctcctagggctggcccgaaggattagatttctctgcgtggctaggaaccaattagtttcttaccaacgggacctacagcttattgtgggatccgaaccacattatatcgagaaagtaatttctaatcactagaaataaatttctctgattccacactGAAGTgtcgcgggaagcgaactcgggctaccagactgatggtcgagtacggaacccactcgtccagtgaggaactagctATGTATATAAGATCTGTTTATCGTCCCTATGGAGAGACGCCAAGAAATCTCTCGGAGCTACACCGATTCATCTCTCTGTTTGCTTTTCTTTCAGTAATTTCTGTTTTGGATAATGACTATAGACTGCTAGTGCCATTGGCCTTTCCTATTAAATTTAAATGCCAAAATGTACAATTTCCGAATAACTGTGCTTATTACATTTCTAGAATTATGAGCGGTAATAGTATGTGCTATACTCCACTTGTCTAAAGTGCTAGACCTAATCAAAAGCCCAGCGTTTCTTGTGTGCCATTTCTCCTATTTGGTCTTTAGTTGTGGCCCACCTCCCAATGTTCTTACGCTGAAGAAAGAATAGGCGATTTTTTTTCTGTAGCGACGAAGGTGAACGAGTGCGGGAATGTTTTTCTTCGGTGTCGGTCGAATCCATCCCACAACAAACTGTGATTCATTCTGAGTCGGCGTCCCGTCCACGAATTTTGCTCGTCTCCTCCGTTGTGGGGAAGTTACCGTCGAACGCCTGAAATCCGGAAATCaaacatataacaatataaaaagcCAAAGTGGAATATTTGCTGCCATTTGAAGTGTTGCGTAATGACACGCTGTGGGCTTTGTTAAAATGTGGGTGTGAAAACGGAAATGAAGTAAGGactttgaatatataaaaacagaaacagtTCCTTAAATTAGGAGTCTACTTACGACAGCATAGCAAATCGGTGCGCTGTTATAAGGAAGGTGAATTTTACGTGGATTTGTACAGGACTACGATCTTTTGACTGGCATTTGAGTGCGACTCCCTCAAGATTGGCTGAAAGAATTAAACCTGCCAACACTAAAGTGAGTATTTGAATACAGGTTTCATAGCACAGTGCATattattttaatgtgtatatattttcggCAATGTGTTTTGATTGCTATCATCACCAGTGCCGGATTGATACTCTTTGGGGGCCCTAGGCTaagggcatacacacacacacacacacacacacacacacacacacacacacatatatatgtatatatatatatatgagatatatatatatgatatctatagatatgtatatatataatatatatatatatgtatatatagatagatatatatagatatatagatatatatatatatatatatatatagatagatatagatatatatatgtaatgtagatataattatatatatagatataatattatatatatatatataatgtatatctatataatataagagatatatatatagtatgatatactatatatatagatatatatatatagagagatagaatagtagagtatatataagattatagtatatatatatctacagatatataatagttatagacttagtatatatctataatagatagaatagataataGAGATAGACTAATACATacagatatgatatatgtatggatgtatgtacatatatatatatatatgatatatatatatatatatttttgatatatatatattatattatacatacatacatacatacatatatatcgtatatctatatatatataatatatatatatataatataatatgtatgtaatgtattggtatatatataagcatatatatatatatatatatatatatatagaatatatatatataataaatgataatttactatatattattatatgttgtatatcttagtatatatatatatatatatatatagtatttatgtgtatatatatataatatagtaatcatattatataaggtttaatgcatacatgcatacatatatatagtatatatatatatatatatatatatatatatactatatatatatatatatataaggggccAACAATGTTTGCAGCCGCACTGTTTTTAATATTAACAGGCTAGCGACTTTGGAGCCAGGGAAAGCCCTAGGCTATAGCCTATTGGGTAATCCGCACCAATCatcaccacagagagagagagagaagagagagagacgagagagagagagagagagagagagagagagagagatgagagagagcattTACAATCGACCGAGATCTTCAACTGACCGCGACAATGTGACAATGACTCTTGTGGAAAAGGGTGAGTTTTTCCTATATAACCCGAAAGAGTGACTTTGCTCATAGATTTACACTGATATGTATTTGCCTTTAACCAATTCAGTCTTGTCAGTTCGACATTTACTTCGGAGCAGATAACACACTGGAATGCTCTCCGGTCTAAAGAGATATTCGGTAAATATATGTTAATAAGTTTCAAATATTTTGAGGTTACTCTTGAAaattcatataaacatatatatttatactcgcATACCACCACtcacacacgtgtatatagtatatatatatatattatatatatatatatatatatatatatatcacgtacgcaaaaaaattttcttttttgagacgTCAGTAATACGAAAACAAATGTGGTTTGTGGAGCAACATAAAAAGACTGGTTGAATGAATACTCAGGAAGTATTACTATTCAGTCAATAAATATTAAACACACGGACAATCTATGGTATTTAAAACAGTATCTCAGTTCAGTAAAGTCTACAtaatgaacaaatgacaatttctaGCAGATTTCCGGCCATATCATCCGAAAAAAGcctcaagaagagagtgaagaaaAATCGACTAAATAATACGATTGACAGGTCGCAAGAATCCAACGAAACTCACAAGAAACCTTGACATTTATAATTTAGGTCCGCCATTTAGCCCTcacaaaaaataacttgttttatATACCCTTTAGACATAAACACTGAAGTATAGTTTAACTTCCTGTTACCGTAAAAGCCTGGGTGTTCGGCACACTGTAAACAGTACTAGATTAATTTTTCAGCATTCTTATAGTGCCCAGGAACATTGCTTTCTTCCTTTTAGTTTTTATCCGTTCACTTAGCGCTCTTTATAGCTAACTGTGCAACTTGAACAACTTCACTTTCGTCAGCTttatacactttttatttttctgtaaactactgcgccggctttgtctgtctgtctgtcagttcgtccacacttttttctgtccgccctcagagctaATAAGCTACCGAGGCtggaaggctgcaaattggtaccttgatcatccaccctccaatcatcaaacatacacaattgcaaccctctaacttcagtagtttttatttcattaaaggttaaagttagccatggagcgtgcatctggcagcactttccggaggcaAAAAACGCATTCTCAATCtatcgcatctggtgagcaactaaAACGTACCCgtcatacgttgtacagaaaactcggttgcgccgaaaaaaactttttcacttGTTTAAAGAAGAAATCCCTCGGGAGAGTTTTACGAGAGTCGACAACGGTAGCCTTCCTGGTCTTATAAGGCCAATAAAAGCGGGATGTACAAAGGGATTGTTGAGACACCTCTTCATTACAGAAGTGAAGTGCAGATGGTGAAATGCAAGTGAAAGAAACAGGGGCAAAGGATTAGAAAAGTAAAGATACGAAGAAGTGGTCGAAATGTCAGCGTAGGTGAAAGGATGGAACAGGGTATTTGGAGATGGTCCAGCCATGTAGAAAGAATGGAAGAAAATATGTTGGTGAGCACATAGATCTGAAGTTTTGGGGCAAGAGTTTGAACATATGGCGTGAAAGAAGTTTTAGAAAAGAAATGCCCTTATACCCAGTAAGTGCGTGAAAGCAAGGAAGATATGGGTGTATGGTGGCGTGTTTAAAGTGGGTTTTCGACAGACTGCTGATGAGATTTACTTATACGAATATGGAGGGATCAATGTATAAGTTTTAACGCTCAGGAGTTCGTCCACGATCCAGCaattaaagtatgaatgtggcagagAAAGTTGTGCTTTTTAAGGCACCCTATGTTTGGGAGAGCGgctcagttttgaaaatattaatggtGATAATATTAAACAGCGCTGGTGCGTCTATTGTTATGAACAACATTCTGTGAAAAAACGAACTCAGCTGTCCTCACAGTTATCTAAAGGAAGCCTCCACCAAGAAAAGATAACAAAAAGCAAGCGTGGAACGTgaaaacgtaatatatatatatatagtatattatatatatatatatatatatatatatatatatatatatatatatatatatatatatgtgtgtgtgtttcctttcTTATCCCAGAGGAGAGCTATTAAAAGACTCAGTAGAACAATGGTTCCCAACGTGGAGTACCAGgggttaatttgatttttaagggggtCAATATGAGAATGCTTAAACCAAGTATTAACTTCCTCCACGTGAACTTAAGAACTATAGTATATCACCGAAGAGAGCATCAGGATTTTACAGGAGATTAGGCAGggcgtgacaaaaaaaaaaaaaaaaaaaaaaaaagttcggaaCCACTGCAGTAGAATGTTactgaaaagaaggaaaatatgaattttgattgCGCATGCTACCAGTTAAGATTTCCAAACAGAAATTGTTTTCAACACTTTAGTTAGAAGCCAAACCTCACACGCGCGCACATTtcccataaataaaaatagattatagACATTTCAATTATatgtacgtgcatatatatatatatataatctatatatatatatatatatatatatataatatatatatatatatatattatataatatatatatatataatatctatatatattatatatctatatatatataatgcgtggtTGCTAGCCCAATGCCTATTATTTCAACACAACTTGATATCATCACAGCAGCCTAACTACTATCTTGTACATCCGTATCTGTTTAGGTAAGCAAAGACGCAATGGAAATTTTACGGCACAAAATACTTATGTGTGACCATAATGTGAAACATCCTTATGGCTCTGTATGTGTTGTTTTAGAGGTTGTACACTATTTTCTGGGGAGTTTCTGAAATCTCTCTTGTAGAAGGACCTCGC
Coding sequences within it:
- the LOC135211114 gene encoding uncharacterized protein LOC135211114 — its product is MLARDYWKWTRLLMVYVGTLGSSCNGIHTNKAIEVTSLSWLQIGEMGTEVRTEGGVTEEDDPSAKFLAQHGPGNLVSRQPDARGNTTKMTDVGNSSQLHLVSGEEQGKGVGGNSVKKVPNSNPASENEAGISVSSLDPTELEGISYSTYFPSTGWPGMVGGKDAIQDDELLEGTATEDSPGPSTDNPPLSALIINDITTEHISLLDSSLGEGQEESTFLPSAAQASTKPALKTTERDTPLRRHTRSKYSTLQPAMDETPFSELNGFESTTLRKTNDTFISDASTLSFDTEMTTLQTVATTDKVSRDDDISTYETSYSADPDLNYNNDEDSTESATLSFVSPHATKQVSVFHTKKTVISVTMTVAITPVTDQTTMQNTFTASTNESYSTEPTKPLGSNSEETLVLNTLTIPVTIGVVVVLLAILAGATLCFIQRRHKSRKLSSDNNEKFFITNHQEEEHVNATFEEKGKDIVIGMYSETELVNIDSHELQEKVFNSAVGDGKDREKPKCLGSPTTKADPVSDFL